The DNA region tttttctcattggATCTAAACCAGCGAACCTCCTTTTGAAAATCAaagtacaattttttaaaaaataaaacaattaaaggGCAAGCTTATTTTCGAGAGTTCAAATttcgtgtcctaacttatgggATGTGACATCTTGTATCTTGAGATGAGAGGGCCTTTAATGATCGTTTTAATTTATTCAAGCATTTTAAAAAGGGGGGATTGTATTTTAagttcttttcgagttttcaactttcgacgttaagactttaattaatcaattaggtaccaattttgggcgttacgagggtgctaatcctttctcgtgcgtaaccgacttctgaacccattttctcgaatttcgtaagaccaaaattgttgtttagtaaatcaaaacgttttattaaaacaatcaatcacaaggtgacccgatcacacctcataaaaagaTTAGTGGCGGCTCCCACTTTTCATTTTATGAAAACgttttttcgtttttattttcaaaataaaagtcgatcgtttttcaaaaaaaatggtttcaacaaccAAGATCTATCATTTCAAAGACTTGCATCATTTCTTCTTTAAATTCTTCAACCAGCCTTGTATTATTTCCTGTCAGCAAGAgatcatcaacatagagtgacACAATGAAAGtatcattatttttatgtttCACATAAAGAGTGGATTCTTAAAGACTTTTAACAAATCCAATGCTTAACAAATGGGCATCTGTCTTGCTGTACCAAACTCTTGGTGCTTGCTTTAGGCCATAGAGAGCCTTTTTGAGCAGGTAGACTTTTCCTTCTTCACCTTGCTTCACAAATCCCTCAGGTTGCTTCACATATATCTCCTCTTACAATTCGCCATTTAAAAAAGCTGATTTGACATCCAACTGAAACAATTTCCAGCCTTTTTGTGCCGATATTGTGAGCAACAATCTGATTGTATCTAATCTTGTAACAGGAGCAAAAGTGTCAGAATAACCAACACCATAAATTTGAGCATACCCTTTAACAAGAAGTCTGGCCTTGTATTTGTTGATGGAACTGTATGCATTAAGCTTTTTTTTGAACACCCATTTGACTCTAATGACTTTTCTTCCTTTAGGCTGTTCAACCAACTCCCACGTCTTATTCTTCTTTATCATTGACATCTCCTTTTCCATTGCTTTCTTCTATTTTGGATCTTTTAATGCTTCTTCATGGTTAGCAAGTTTGCATATCACTACATTATATCTTTGATAGATATCTGAAAGTAGCCTTGTACCTCTAACTGAAGGATCATCTTCCAACTCATTTAGCCATTCATCtgttgtttcaaaaaaatcatcttTTGGTTTTTGCGACATGTCTTTTTTTCTGCGGAATCATCCAATTCCACTGCCCATTGTCGTTGAATTGCACATCTTTACTGATTGTCATTTTTCCTGTTCGAAGATGGCACACCTTGTAAGCTTTGGAAACTGAATTATATCCCACGAAGATACCTAAAATTGCTTTCTTATCGAGTTTGTCACGCTTAACCTATGAAACATGAGTAAAACATATGCAACCAAATACTTTAAGAAAGCTAAGTGAAGGTTTATACCTATACCAAGCTTCAAATGGATTATTGTCTTTCAAAGCCTCGGTTGGAAAATGATTTTGCAAGAAAACTGTTGTGTTTGCTGCTTTTGCTGAAAATGTTTTAGTTAACTCATTTTCATGCAACATACATGTAGCTATCTCCATTATTGATCTGTTTCTTCTCTCACTAACCCCATTTTGTTCTAGAGTGTGTGGAACAGTAAGTTAATGTTCAATGCCAGCTTCTTCaccaaataaatcaaattttgtcGAAGTGTACTCCTTTCCATTGTCGAATCTCACCACTTGAATTTTACAGCCACTTTGATTTTCTACCATTttcttgaacttccaaaacaccCTAGCCACTTCTGACttgaattttaagaaaaaaatccagCACATTCTTATAAAATCATCAACGGAAATGATATAATAAATGCTACCTTGTAACTATGGCGTTCTTTGAGGTCCGACTATATCTGTGTGAATTAGATGCAATTTTTGAGTAGCTCTCCAAGTTGAATTTGGAAATGGCAGTCTGTTTTGTTTACCAAAATGACAGGCAACACAATTTGGAAAATGAACATCAAGCTTTGGAATTCCTCTTATCATGTCTGTTTTCTTCATTTTAGCATTCTTTAAAGATGACAATGGCCAAGCCTTTTGTGCCAAATTTCTGTGGTGCAAGCTTTGTTGAAGAAGGCTATTTGCTCCTCCTTCGTTGGAtcatatgagaaaatttttcCCCTCATTTTAGCTCACAAATTCTCTTTTCTAGTAATATTATAAAGGAGGCAATAGGAATCTTCAAAGGTCACTTTAAATCCCTTTTCTAACAACTAACTGACACTTaataaattttgatcaatttcagGTACATAAAGAACATCTGAGATTGTTTTTGTACCTAAACTTGTTGTAATTGCCACCATCCCTGATCCTTTTGCGGAGATATAATCACCATTCCCTATTCTGACCTTTGTGACTTTATAAGACTTCAAATCCTTGAAGAGAGTTTTGTTTGGAGTCATGTAGTTTGTACAAACGCTATCAATTAACCAGCTTTCTGAAGAACTTTTAGTTGATAAACATGTTGTTACAAACATTTGTTCTTCCTCGTCTTGATCAGCTATATAGACTTCTTCAAGCTTTTGCAAGTTGCTTCTGCAGATCACAGCTTCATGTCCAAGTTGATTACATTTACTGTATTTTGCATCTGGTCTCTTCCAACATTTGAATGGTGGATGACCTAATTTAACACAGTGTTGACAAGGTGGATAGTTTTTCTTTGAATTTCTACCTTTACCTAGACTATAGTAGTTTGCAGAATTTGCTACAAATGTCACCTGTGATTTTCTGTTAGTTTTCTTTTTATGCTTTCCAACTTCATAGTGCTTGGCTAGCAAAACTCCTTCAACGACTTGCTCTTGCCTCATGAGGCTTCGCTGCTCTTGAGCTTGCAATACATTTATCAATTCTGCCAAACTGATTTTAGACAAATCTTTTGTGTTTTCCAAGGTGGTTATTGAAGCTTCATATCTTTCAGGCACTGTTACAAGAATCTTTTCAGCAATTCTAGACTCTAAAAATTTAGTGCCAAGTAACCTTACCTTGTTGACAATTTCAAACAATCTGTTTGAATATTCTTTGATTGTCTCCGATTCTTTCATCCTCTGCAGCtcaaattttcttattaaattcAGCACCTCCATGCCTTGTATCCTTTCATCTCATTCGTATTCTTCTTTGAAATAGTCCCACACTTCTTTTTCTGATTGAAAAGACATAATTTTCGtaaaaattgttgttaaaacaGTAGCGAACAGAGTTACTTTCGCCTTGGCCTTCCGGGTTTTCTTTTCCTTGTGAGTTTTGAGTTGGGCCATGGTAGGATTAGTTGGCAGGGAGGAACTTCATAATCCTCTTGCACGGCCTCCCAAAAATCCAAAGCTTCAAGGTAAGTCTCCATTCTCACTACCCAAAGTTGATAATTCTCACCATCAAATATAGGAGGGGATATTTGAGAAAAACTGGTTTCAATCTCCATTACACTCACAGATCCCTTAAGAAAaaaatagctctgataccaattgagGGTTTAAACAAATAAGATGAGGGAGAATAGAATTATTAGAGataataaagttttaatttttctaGAGAGAAAAGATTGCAGGAATAAGTACACAACTTTATGCAATATTCAGCTCTTTAAATAGCTGAAATACAAGCTAAATTTAGATAGTAACTACTTCCTAAACATTAGCAAAACTAAAAAACAATTCCCTTTAGAATAGGGATATGCTTTGACTACCAAAAAGTTTATTGAATTTCAAAACAATGAACTAACGCTCCTTAAAGCAAACATGTAACAATTGGCATGAAATGGTGCAACATGCACTGCACGAATCTGTCGATTTTCAAACTCAGGACCTTAACAATCTTTTGGAATGGGAGTGGATCAAAAGAAAAAGATGCCAACGTCAACACGGCATCAAACTCCAATGGAAGTCCAGCGAGAATGACTTCGACTTTTTAGCCTCAGAGACAACAGATCCGGACGCCTCCTGCAGAGCACGGGTATTTTGTATTTTGGCAATGTACTCTTTGACGATTAATGCACCTTTCTTGATTGAATGAAGATCATACTTGATTCTGGACAGTTTAGCCCCAGTCACAGCAGCGATTAGCAGTGCTCCATATATCACAAGCTGTTTTGGCATATATAAAATATGACAATAACGATGATGCACTAATTGTAGAAAGTAACCACAAGAGAAGTAATTTATCTTGTTGGATGAAGTATGAAGCATCAGGATTTGGAGTCAAGGCTCCATCAGGAGAGGTCACAAAACGAGCCGGAACAGGTAAAGTACCTTCGAGGAACCCTTGCAATTCATAGCCTTCTACGATCAATCTTACATGCTGTTGCCATTGCAAAAAATACCATCATCTAACTTTATTGTATCGTGACGAGGAAATGATTGAATCAGACGAGATCCAGAAAAAGAACCAGTGAAAGTAGATTCGTTGGAGTTTGCCATGGATTCAACGGAGAAGAGAGGTCCCATAAAGCCAAGCGACTGATACCATGTAAGAAATAGTAATAAAGAACAATTGAAAAAATGATTATACTTAGAAATCTGCTTAGTATTCTTATCTACTTTACCAATTACAGAGATGAAATGAATAACTGCTACTAACCATTTGTTTACCTGACTCAATAACAGACTGTTAACAAACTAACAGTCCCTGAACTCTTTACTCAAACACTGCtctttattaattatattttatttttgttgaacaAATCATTTTAGAACTAATCCAGCATTTTCATATAAatccttttttaataaaaaatgttagGCTTTAATTAGGAT from Gossypium hirsutum isolate 1008001.06 chromosome A04, Gossypium_hirsutum_v2.1, whole genome shotgun sequence includes:
- the LOC121228139 gene encoding uncharacterized protein isoform X2 → MVQHALHESVDFQTQDLNNLLEWEWIKRKRCQRQHGIKLQWKSSENDFDFLASETTDPDASCRARPQSQQRLAVLHISQAVLAYIKYDNNDDALIVESNHKRSNLSCWMKYEASGFGVKAPSGEVTKRAGTDEIQKKNQ
- the LOC121228139 gene encoding uncharacterized protein isoform X1, producing MVQHALHESVDFQTQDLNNLLEWEWIKRKRCQRQHGIKLQWKSSENDFDFLASETTDPDASCRARPQSQQRLAVLHISQAVLAYIKYDNNDDALIVESNHKRSNLSCWMKYEASGFGVKAPSGEVTKRAGTGKVPSRNPCNS